CAGCTAAAATTTGAATCGCCGCGCCACTTTGGCCGCACTCGACGCGCATGAGCGGTGGATAAAGTCTCCCGTCGCCTCCGTTTCGTGCCATAACAGCGCCATGACCCAATCCCCCGATCCCGCCCGCTTCGCCCATGTCACCGATTGGGTGTTCGACCTCGACAACACGCTCTATCCACATCATTCGAATCTGTTCGCGCAGATCGATGCGAAGATGACCACCTATGTTGCCGAGTTGCTCACGCTTTCACGCGAGGACGCGCGCAAGCTGCAGAAGGAACTCTATCTCGAATATGGCACCACGCTGAACGGGCTTATGGAACGCCACAACATCGACCCCGACGATTTCCTCGAAAAGGTGCACGACATCGACTATTCCTGGCTGGTGCCGGACCCGGTTCTCGGTACCGCCATCCGCCAGCTTCCCGGCCGCAAGTTCATCTTCACCAACGGCGATCGCGGCCATGCCGAGCGCGCCGCCCGCCAGCTCGGCATCCTCGACCATTTCGACGACATCTTCGACATCGTCGCCGCCGGACTGACGCCGAAACCGGCGCGCCAGACCTATGAGAAGTTCGCGGCGCTGCATGCCGTCAGCGGGCCGAATTCAGTGATGTTCGAGGATCTCGCCCGCAACCTCGCCGTGCCGAAGGCGCTCGGCATGATGACGGTGCTCGTGGTTCCGCGCAACTTCGAGCCGACCTTCTCCGAGATCTGGGAACGCGATCCCGACAATGTCGACGACGTCGACTACGTCACCGACGATCTCGGCGGCTTCCTTTCAACGATCATCGACAAAGCCGCTTGAAACGCTTCACCTCCGTCGAGGCGGTCATCGATGCCGCTGCCCATGGCGTACTGGACCGGCTGCCGGCCAGGGGTTTTTACGGCGCGGCGGTTGAATTCCTGGTGTTTGGCCTGAAGCAGGGCTGGGCCTGCCTGTTCGGCGGCGCCATGCTCGTGCTGATCCTGGGCACCAAATTCTGGTGGCCGGAGCAGGCAATACTCGCTCGCTACGACTTTCTGTTCCTGGCGGCCCTTGCGATCCAGCTCGCCATGCTCGGCTTCAAGCTGGAAACCATCTCCGAAGCGAAGGTCATTCTCGTCTTCCATATCGTCGGCACAGCGATGGAACTGTTCAAAACCTCGGCCGGTTCGTGGATCTATCCCGAAGACGCTTTCTTCCGCATTGGCGGCGTGCCGCTGTTTTCCGGCTTCATGTATGCGGCCGTCGGCTCCTATCTCGCGCGTGTCAGCCGCATCTTCGACATGCGCTACACCCGCTATCCGCCGCTATGGGCGACGGCGATGCTCGCCGCCGCCATCTACGTCAATTTCTTCGCGCACCATTTCACCGTCGACATTCGCTACGGGCTGTTTGCGGCGACCGCGCTGATCTATCTCCGGACGACGGTGCACTATCGCGTCTTCCGTTTCCGCCACAGGATGCCGTTGCTGCTCGGCTTCCTGTTGGTGTCGCTGTTCATCTGGTTCGCGGAGAACATCGGCACCTGGTCGCGCGCCTGGATCTACCCGAGCCAGAGCGAAGGCTGGACACCGGTTTCGATCCACAAGCTCGGCGCGTGGTACCTGCTGATGATCATCTCCTTCGTGCTGGTGACACTGGTGCACCGGCCGCAAGCGATGGCCCAGATCGAACCGGGCCCAGCTCCTCAGAGGTTGTAGAAGCGTCGGATGATGTCCCAGGCCTCTTCCGCAGTATCCACGAAATCGATGATGTCCTGATCGCCGGGCGTGATCGTGCCTTGCTCGGCCAGGAATTCGAGATCGATGGCGCGCCGCCAGAATTCCTTGCCGAACAGGATCACCGGCACCCGCTCCATGCGACCGGTCTGGATCAGCGTCAGCGTCTCGAAGAACTCGTCCATCGTGCCGAAGCCGCCGGGGAATACCGCCACCGCCTTCGCCCGCATGACGAAATGCATCTTGCGGATGGCGAAGTAGTGGAAGTTGAAACACAGTTCCGGCGTCACATAGGGGTTCGGCGCCTGCTCGTGCGGCAGAACGATGTTGAGGCCGATGGACGGCGCACCGACATCGTCGGCGCCGCGATTGCCGGCTTCCATCACGCCCGGGCCACCGCCGGTGACCACGACGAATTCGCGATAATAGGAAGCGGCGGAGTGCTGTGAGCACAGACGGGCGAACTTGCGCGCCTCGTCATAATATTTGCTGTTCTTCTCCAGGTTGCGTTTCTGGGTCTCGTTCTTCGCGGCCCACGCTTCTCCTCCCGGTTCCGGGATGCGAGCGCCGCCGAACAGGATCACCGTGGAACGGATGCCGCGTTCCGCCAGGATCATCTCCGGCTTCAGCAGCTCAAGCTGCAGGCGAACCGGGCGCAGCTCGCGCCGCGTCATGAAGTCCTCGTCGTTCCAGGCCAGCCTGTAAGTGGAGGCGCGTGTCTGCGGCGTGTCGGGAACGCTCCTGGCGCGCTCCAGATCCTCGTCCGAATGCGGCAGTGGCGTCCAGCCAGTCTTATCCATTGGGTTCATATCCACCCGTCCAAATCCCTTCGAGCGTCGTCCCATGACGCAGCTGCGATTGACCCTCACAATCCCATCAAATAGGGTCCGCGCGGCTTTCAAACAGGTTAAGAGCCGGCCTTTCACTGCATGGTAACGGAGCATTTGATGTCGAAGCCCGATCTGGCGAGCCTTGAAAAGACCATCGACAAGGCATTCGAGGAGCGCGATGGCATTTCGACTGCTACCCGCGGCGCGGTGCGCGACGCCATCGAATCGGCGCTGGAACTGCTCGACAAAGGCACGGCACGCGTCGCCGAACGGCAGGCTGACGGCCAGTGGCAGGTCAACCAGTGGCTGAAAAAGGCGGTGCTTCTGTCCTTCCGCCTGAGGCCGATGGAATTGATCTCTGGCGCGCCCGGCGGCGCCTCGTGGTGGGACAAGGTTCCGTCCAAGTTCGATGGCTGGGGCTCGCTCGAATTCGAGAAGGCCGGCTTCCGCGCCGTGCCATCGGCGGTGGTGCGGCGCTCCGCCTATGTGGCGCCAGGCGCCGTCCTGATGCCGTCCTTCGTCAATGTCGGCGCCTATGTCGACAGCGGCACGATGGTCGACACCTGGGCGTCGGTCGGCTCCTGCGCGCAGATCGGCAAGAACGTGCACCTGTCGGGCGGCGTCGGCATCGGCGGCGTGCTCGAACCCATGCAGGCCGGACCGACGATCATCGAGGATAACTGCTTCATCGGCGCGCGTTCGGAAGTGGTCGAGGGCTGCGTTGTGCGCGAGGGCTCCGTGCTTGGCATGGGCGTGTTTATCGGCAAGTCGACCAAGATCGTCGACCGCGCCACCGGCGAAGTGTTCTACGGCGAAGTGCCGGCCAACTCTGTGGTGGTGGCGGGCTCGCTGCCGGGCAAGCCGCTGCCGAACGGCGAGCCGGGTCCGAGCCTCTATTGCGCCGTCATCGTCAAGCGTGTCGATGCCCAGACCCGGTCGAAGACCTCGATCAACGAGCTGCTTCGCGATTGATATCGACGCCAAGCAACCCTACCTGTCGCGGGCTCGGCACCCTTGTCGCGCCCGCGACGCTGCAAGGCGAACGCCGAACCGATAACCAGGACGGACTGCACCCAAGTGGCTGACCAATCGCAACTCGTCTGGCTTTTCTTCAGCGTCTCGGGACGGGTCAGCCGCGCGGCCTATTTTCTCGGCGGTCTGCTGGTGGCGATCGTGCAGGCCTTCCCGCTCTATCGTTTCACGCTGGTCCCTGAAGGCACGCCGGAAAGCAACATGTGGGCGCTGACCTTCTTCGTCGCCTTCATCGGCTCGCTCTGGTCGAACATCGCGCTCGCCGTCAAACGTCTGCACGATCTCGAGAAGCCCGGTCTGGTCGCGCTGGTGCTGTTCGTGCCGGTGATTTCCATCATCGCCTTCGTCGTATTATGCCTGTTTCCCGGCATGCCCGGCCCGAACCGCTACGGCGCGCGCACCAACGACCGCGGCTAAGGGTGGTCGACGCCCAGGCGCGCATTCCATCATGCTAAATTAGAATCCTAAGAGATTCTTAATCGACCCGTGCAAGAAAAAACGGGTGTCATGATGGCGTTGGGTGAACCGACTGGCAGACTTGGCGAAAGCTCCCCGGAATGACCGCGACAATCGGGCGGCTCGTCTGTTCGCCTGGTTCTCCGCTCCGCTCAGACACCAGCCGGCCGCCATCCGGGCCCGCCTTCTCGAAACGACCTACGACCGCAAATTTGCGATCCTGTTCGCCAGCCTGAGCGTTCTCATCCTGGCGGGAACGACAATCATTCTCACCGGCGCCTGGTGGCCCTGGTTGTGGATCGCGGCCGATCTCGCACTGCTGGCGTATCGCTTCACGCTGATCCGGCGCTGCGAGGCCGCAAGACAGCGTGGCGAAGATCCGCCGCTCGGTGCACTGATGGCGGCCGGCGGCACGTGGTCCATCATCTTCGGGCTGGGTTGTTTCGGCTGTGTCGCGAGCGAGAACCTCGTCCTCTCCGTACTCGCCGCGCTGAACGTCGCCGGCGTGATCGGCGTCGTCTCGTCGCGCAATGCGGCGACGCCACGCTATGCAATCCTGGTCATGCTGGCGGTCGTCCTGCCTTTCATGTTCGGCGCGCTTTTCTCGCCCTCGCGCGGCATGATGGTGGTGGGGCTTCAGCTCCCCTTCTATGTCGCCGGCATCATCGGCGTCCTTGTCCACAATCACGCCATCAGCGTGCGCATGATCCGCGCCGAGTTCGACAATCGCGACCTTGCGGTGCGGGATGCGCTGACGGGGCTACCGAACCGCATCCTGCTCCAGGAAGAACTGCATCGCATGTGCAAGCGGCTGGCTGCGCGCGCCGCCGGCAGCAGCCAGTCCTTTGTCGTGCTCAGCATGGATCTCGACGGTTTCAAGCATATCAACGACAGCTACGGCCACGCCGCCGGCGACCGTTTGCTGCGCCGTGTCGGCGAGCGACTGACGAATACGTTCCGGGCAACCGACATGGTGTTCCGCATCGGCGGCGACGAATTCATCGTGCTTTTGCCCACGACATCGGAGATCGAGGCAGCCCATCTGGCAAGGCGCGCGATCGAGACAATCGCCGAGCCTTTCGACATCGAGGTGGTGACAACCGTCTATGTCGGCCTCAGCATCGGCAGCGCTCGCGCCCCGGTCGATGGCGATACGCCGGAGGGCCTGCTGACCTGTTCCGACCTCGCGCTTTACGAGGCCAAGCGCGCCGGCAAGGGCCGCCATCGCGCGCATCTGTCAAACGCCTGTTGAGCCTCTCAGGCGAGCAACGTGACGGGCGGGTTAGACCCGGCCAATCGCCTCGACGGCCAACCCCGGCGACCCACGCCCGTTTCGCTCGGCTTCCCGCACCAGGGCGGTGATCCGCTCCACCAGCGGCGCACGCGTGTCGGCCCTGGCGGCGAGGCGAAGAATGGCGCCCTGCAACTCGTCGATTTCGGTGGTGCGGCCGCGTTGCAGGTCTTCCCACATCGACGAGCGCGCCTGCGGATCGATCGCCAGCATGCGTTTGGCCAGCCGCGTGAACAGGAAATCCGGCAGCCTCAATATGGCCGGCAACAAGGCCGGCGGCGGACCGGCGACACGACCCGGCCTGATCCCGGTTTTCTTCATCACGCTAAGAGCCTCGGCGATCTGCGTTGCCAGCAACAGGCGCCAGCGCCTGTCCGAAAGCTCGGTCGCAAGCGGCAGATCGGAAAGCGCCACCAGCGCATTGTTGAGATTGAACAGGAGCTTGCCCCAGAGCACCGAACGCATGTCGGCATGGGTGGCGGTGGCAAGTCCCTCGACATCGAGCAGGCTGGAAAGCCCAGGAGCCCCCGCCTCGATCAGCATCGCACCCTCGCTGGCGCGATGCACCCTGAACGGAACCTCGTCTTCCCATTGCACGACATTGAAA
The genomic region above belongs to Mesorhizobium terrae and contains:
- a CDS encoding pyrimidine 5'-nucleotidase, with the translated sequence MTQSPDPARFAHVTDWVFDLDNTLYPHHSNLFAQIDAKMTTYVAELLTLSREDARKLQKELYLEYGTTLNGLMERHNIDPDDFLEKVHDIDYSWLVPDPVLGTAIRQLPGRKFIFTNGDRGHAERAARQLGILDHFDDIFDIVAAGLTPKPARQTYEKFAALHAVSGPNSVMFEDLARNLAVPKALGMMTVLVVPRNFEPTFSEIWERDPDNVDDVDYVTDDLGGFLSTIIDKAA
- a CDS encoding GGDEF domain-containing protein; amino-acid sequence: MAKAPRNDRDNRAARLFAWFSAPLRHQPAAIRARLLETTYDRKFAILFASLSVLILAGTTIILTGAWWPWLWIAADLALLAYRFTLIRRCEAARQRGEDPPLGALMAAGGTWSIIFGLGCFGCVASENLVLSVLAALNVAGVIGVVSSRNAATPRYAILVMLAVVLPFMFGALFSPSRGMMVVGLQLPFYVAGIIGVLVHNHAISVRMIRAEFDNRDLAVRDALTGLPNRILLQEELHRMCKRLAARAAGSSQSFVVLSMDLDGFKHINDSYGHAAGDRLLRRVGERLTNTFRATDMVFRIGGDEFIVLLPTTSEIEAAHLARRAIETIAEPFDIEVVTTVYVGLSIGSARAPVDGDTPEGLLTCSDLALYEAKRAGKGRHRAHLSNAC
- the dapD gene encoding 2,3,4,5-tetrahydropyridine-2,6-dicarboxylate N-succinyltransferase, translating into MSKPDLASLEKTIDKAFEERDGISTATRGAVRDAIESALELLDKGTARVAERQADGQWQVNQWLKKAVLLSFRLRPMELISGAPGGASWWDKVPSKFDGWGSLEFEKAGFRAVPSAVVRRSAYVAPGAVLMPSFVNVGAYVDSGTMVDTWASVGSCAQIGKNVHLSGGVGIGGVLEPMQAGPTIIEDNCFIGARSEVVEGCVVREGSVLGMGVFIGKSTKIVDRATGEVFYGEVPANSVVVAGSLPGKPLPNGEPGPSLYCAVIVKRVDAQTRSKTSINELLRD
- a CDS encoding DUF817 domain-containing protein, producing MKRFTSVEAVIDAAAHGVLDRLPARGFYGAAVEFLVFGLKQGWACLFGGAMLVLILGTKFWWPEQAILARYDFLFLAALAIQLAMLGFKLETISEAKVILVFHIVGTAMELFKTSAGSWIYPEDAFFRIGGVPLFSGFMYAAVGSYLARVSRIFDMRYTRYPPLWATAMLAAAIYVNFFAHHFTVDIRYGLFAATALIYLRTTVHYRVFRFRHRMPLLLGFLLVSLFIWFAENIGTWSRAWIYPSQSEGWTPVSIHKLGAWYLLMIISFVLVTLVHRPQAMAQIEPGPAPQRL
- a CDS encoding 2-dehydropantoate 2-reductase; protein product: MTVRDASIVVAGAGSIGCYVGGCLALAGRKVTLLARPRVEQALRRGGLRITDLEKRDRRLNQPAFAVETVADIALKGADIVLVTTKSGATEEMGRLIAAHAPGHAVVVSLQNGVDNADRLVATAGGRQILAGMVPFNVVQWEDEVPFRVHRASEGAMLIEAGAPGLSSLLDVEGLATATHADMRSVLWGKLLFNLNNALVALSDLPLATELSDRRWRLLLATQIAEALSVMKKTGIRPGRVAGPPPALLPAILRLPDFLFTRLAKRMLAIDPQARSSMWEDLQRGRTTEIDELQGAILRLAARADTRAPLVERITALVREAERNGRGSPGLAVEAIGRV
- a CDS encoding DUF805 domain-containing protein is translated as MADQSQLVWLFFSVSGRVSRAAYFLGGLLVAIVQAFPLYRFTLVPEGTPESNMWALTFFVAFIGSLWSNIALAVKRLHDLEKPGLVALVLFVPVISIIAFVVLCLFPGMPGPNRYGARTNDRG
- a CDS encoding LOG family protein, with translation MNPMDKTGWTPLPHSDEDLERARSVPDTPQTRASTYRLAWNDEDFMTRRELRPVRLQLELLKPEMILAERGIRSTVILFGGARIPEPGGEAWAAKNETQKRNLEKNSKYYDEARKFARLCSQHSAASYYREFVVVTGGGPGVMEAGNRGADDVGAPSIGLNIVLPHEQAPNPYVTPELCFNFHYFAIRKMHFVMRAKAVAVFPGGFGTMDEFFETLTLIQTGRMERVPVILFGKEFWRRAIDLEFLAEQGTITPGDQDIIDFVDTAEEAWDIIRRFYNL